The following are from one region of the Marinomonas sp. CT5 genome:
- a CDS encoding alpha-galactosidase — protein sequence MKNGLNIGFYRQDSKDQSKTLVIACPKQGSPELLYFGDALPVQTDLSSVYMSQQAGIPQAMMDKPVPMSLLPEAGRGWLQTPAVEASAEDRPTWAACWSLLDVEALESGFKIRLEDNVAQLSVSLSIGLLPSGVLRQQLTLTNQGQGDVMVQRLACTLPVAARFTERMGFYGRWCQEFQQERSDWHATWLQENRNGRNSQANFPAVMVGEQGFGEQQGEVLGAHLAWSGNHRLKADYTAEGHRYLQAEVLYLSGEIILAANESISTPEFLAAHSGTGLNAMSQQFHQEARARLQLAKPRPVHLNTWEAFYFDHDMTKLKALAKAAADVGVERYILDDGWFRGRNNDKAALGDWFVDENKYPDGLMPLISYVKEELGMEFGLWFEPEMVNPDSDLFRAHPDWALQLPQYEPALARNQLVLNLAKPEAYQYIRERLFSLFTEYPIDYVKWDMNRDYSQPSGDIAPQAHAQVEALYRLLGDINDAFPAMEIESCSSGGARVDFGILNFTKRFWASDCNDALERQTIQRGFSYFLPPEVMGSHVGPDKSHTTSRVHDVAFRAGTALLGHFGIEWNLLEANDEQKATISNWLSHYKRHRALLHDGKNWRLPSADGRAQTQWALSQDRLQGLAVYSQLAMPKQAQTLPLCLPNLLPDQLYRVEVLEHSPLPGHLMKALPAWWKQDLILNGASLSQVGLQLPIFDPESLVLIGIQAVPAMEKH from the coding sequence ATGAAAAATGGATTGAACATAGGGTTTTATCGACAAGACTCAAAAGACCAAAGCAAGACCTTGGTGATTGCTTGCCCAAAACAAGGCTCGCCAGAGTTGCTCTACTTTGGTGATGCGTTACCAGTGCAGACGGATTTAAGTTCGGTGTATATGTCGCAACAAGCAGGCATTCCGCAAGCCATGATGGACAAGCCTGTTCCTATGTCTTTACTCCCTGAAGCAGGGCGCGGTTGGCTGCAAACGCCAGCCGTGGAGGCCAGTGCAGAAGACCGCCCAACATGGGCTGCCTGTTGGAGCTTGCTTGATGTGGAAGCGCTAGAAAGCGGCTTTAAGATTCGTTTGGAAGATAACGTGGCCCAATTGTCGGTGTCGCTGTCGATTGGTTTATTGCCATCTGGCGTCTTACGTCAACAACTGACCTTAACTAACCAAGGACAGGGCGATGTGATGGTGCAGCGCTTGGCTTGTACCTTGCCTGTTGCTGCGCGTTTTACTGAGCGAATGGGTTTTTATGGTCGTTGGTGTCAAGAGTTTCAACAAGAGCGCAGTGATTGGCATGCTACTTGGTTGCAAGAAAACCGCAACGGCCGTAATTCTCAGGCGAACTTTCCCGCGGTGATGGTTGGTGAGCAAGGCTTTGGGGAGCAGCAAGGGGAAGTGCTTGGGGCACATCTTGCTTGGAGCGGAAACCACAGACTAAAAGCCGATTACACCGCAGAAGGTCATCGTTATTTACAAGCGGAAGTCTTGTATTTATCTGGTGAAATTATCCTCGCCGCCAATGAGTCTATTTCGACCCCTGAATTCTTGGCGGCACACAGTGGCACTGGGCTAAATGCCATGAGTCAGCAGTTCCACCAAGAAGCACGTGCTCGTTTGCAATTAGCTAAGCCTCGTCCAGTGCATTTGAATACGTGGGAAGCGTTTTATTTCGATCACGATATGACCAAACTAAAAGCGCTGGCTAAAGCCGCCGCTGACGTTGGGGTTGAACGTTATATTTTGGACGATGGATGGTTTCGCGGTCGCAACAATGACAAAGCCGCGTTAGGGGATTGGTTTGTTGATGAAAACAAATACCCAGATGGATTAATGCCTTTGATTAGCTATGTCAAAGAGGAACTGGGTATGGAGTTTGGTTTGTGGTTTGAACCTGAAATGGTTAACCCAGATTCCGATTTATTCCGTGCTCATCCTGATTGGGCTTTGCAACTTCCCCAATACGAACCCGCTCTCGCACGTAATCAATTGGTTCTGAATTTAGCGAAACCGGAAGCCTATCAATATATCCGCGAGCGTTTATTTTCACTCTTCACGGAATATCCCATTGATTATGTGAAATGGGATATGAACCGAGATTATTCCCAGCCAAGTGGTGATATTGCCCCGCAAGCCCATGCTCAGGTTGAAGCCTTGTATCGCTTATTGGGCGACATTAATGATGCTTTTCCCGCGATGGAAATCGAAAGCTGCTCCTCAGGCGGTGCGCGAGTGGATTTCGGTATCTTGAATTTTACTAAGCGTTTCTGGGCATCTGATTGTAATGATGCGTTAGAGCGTCAAACCATCCAGCGTGGCTTCAGTTATTTTTTACCGCCTGAAGTCATGGGATCCCATGTGGGACCAGATAAAAGTCATACCACCAGTCGCGTTCACGATGTGGCATTCCGTGCTGGCACGGCTTTGCTTGGTCATTTTGGTATTGAATGGAATTTATTAGAGGCTAATGACGAGCAAAAAGCGACGATTTCAAACTGGTTGTCTCATTACAAGCGCCATAGAGCCCTGTTGCATGACGGTAAGAATTGGCGTTTGCCAAGCGCTGACGGTCGGGCACAAACCCAGTGGGCATTGAGTCAAGACCGACTACAAGGTTTGGCCGTTTATAGCCAATTGGCTATGCCAAAGCAGGCGCAAACTTTACCGCTTTGTTTACCAAACCTATTGCCGGATCAGCTTTATCGAGTAGAGGTGCTAGAGCACAGTCCGCTACCCGGCCATCTTATGAAAGCCTTACCTGCGTGGTGGAAACAAGACCTGATTTTGAATGGGGCGAGTTTGAGCCAAGTGGGTCTTCAATTACCGATTTTTGATCCTGAATCTCTTGTACTTATAGGGATTCAAGCCGTACCTGCTATGGAGAAACATTGA
- a CDS encoding IlvD/Edd family dehydratase has product MSDNNNKDKKPLRSQQWYGKLDKDGFIHRSWMKNQGLPDHSFDGRPIIGICNSWSELTPCNAHLRELAEYVKRGVWEAGGVPLEFPVMSLGETQMKPTAMLFRNLMSMDVEESMRAYGMDGVVLLGGCDKTTPAQLMGACSVDLPTIVVSSGPMLNGKYRGKDIGSGTDVWKFSEAVRGGKMSLDAFMRAESGMSRSRGTCMTMGTASTMSCLVEALGMSLPENGTLPAVDARRQALAHMTGARIVDMVKEDLKPSDILTKAAFENAIRANAAIGGSTNAVVHLLAIAGRVGVDLSLEDWDRIGADIPCLVDLMPSGRFLMEDFHYAGGFPALIQRLSHLFDMNANTVCGATLGEITEGAECFNEDVIRPLDKPLREKAGIAVLRGNLSPQGAIIKPSAATPALLQHTGKAVVFENIEDYKARIDTPELEVDKDSILVLKGCGPKGYPGMPEVGNMALPSKLLEQGITDMVRISDARMSGTAFGTVVLHVAPESTVGGPLALVQNGDEITLDVEGRGLHLHISEEEMARRKAAWQPEESDYQRGYAKLYIDHVMQADQGADLDFLVGKSGSKVSRESH; this is encoded by the coding sequence ATGAGCGATAACAATAACAAAGATAAAAAACCATTACGCAGTCAGCAATGGTACGGAAAATTAGACAAAGACGGCTTTATTCACCGCAGCTGGATGAAAAACCAAGGTTTGCCAGACCACAGTTTTGATGGTCGACCTATCATCGGCATTTGTAATTCATGGAGTGAGTTGACGCCATGTAATGCGCACCTTCGTGAACTGGCGGAATACGTAAAACGGGGAGTATGGGAAGCCGGCGGTGTGCCCCTTGAATTTCCCGTTATGTCGTTGGGTGAAACCCAAATGAAGCCAACGGCCATGCTGTTTCGTAACCTGATGAGTATGGATGTGGAAGAATCCATGCGGGCTTATGGCATGGATGGCGTTGTGTTGTTAGGGGGATGCGACAAAACCACGCCAGCCCAATTGATGGGCGCATGTTCAGTGGATTTGCCGACTATCGTTGTCTCTTCTGGCCCTATGCTAAATGGTAAATACCGCGGCAAAGACATTGGTTCCGGCACGGATGTGTGGAAGTTCAGCGAAGCAGTACGCGGCGGCAAAATGAGTCTTGATGCATTTATGCGAGCCGAGTCGGGCATGTCCCGTTCCCGAGGCACTTGTATGACCATGGGCACCGCGTCGACTATGTCTTGTTTGGTGGAAGCCTTAGGCATGTCACTACCCGAAAACGGCACCTTGCCCGCGGTGGATGCCCGTCGTCAAGCGCTAGCGCATATGACAGGAGCGCGGATTGTCGACATGGTGAAAGAAGATCTAAAACCCTCTGACATTTTGACGAAAGCCGCGTTTGAAAATGCCATTCGAGCGAATGCGGCGATAGGTGGTTCGACCAATGCCGTTGTGCATTTACTGGCTATCGCGGGTCGTGTCGGGGTGGATTTAAGCTTAGAAGACTGGGATCGCATTGGCGCGGACATTCCTTGCTTGGTTGATTTGATGCCATCGGGCCGATTCTTGATGGAAGACTTCCATTACGCCGGCGGTTTCCCTGCGCTCATTCAGCGTTTGAGTCATCTATTTGATATGAACGCCAATACAGTATGTGGCGCTACCTTGGGCGAGATTACCGAAGGTGCAGAGTGTTTCAACGAGGACGTTATTCGTCCGTTAGACAAACCATTGCGAGAGAAAGCAGGCATTGCCGTATTGCGCGGTAACTTATCACCACAAGGGGCGATCATTAAACCCAGTGCCGCTACCCCCGCTTTATTGCAACACACGGGCAAAGCCGTGGTGTTTGAAAACATTGAAGACTACAAAGCGCGCATCGATACCCCAGAATTGGAAGTCGATAAAGACTCGATTTTGGTTCTTAAAGGTTGTGGGCCAAAGGGTTACCCCGGGATGCCGGAAGTGGGCAATATGGCATTACCGAGTAAGTTGCTAGAACAAGGCATTACCGACATGGTACGCATCAGTGATGCACGTATGAGCGGAACAGCATTTGGTACTGTGGTGTTGCATGTGGCACCGGAATCCACTGTCGGAGGGCCATTGGCCTTGGTGCAAAATGGCGATGAAATCACCCTAGATGTAGAGGGGCGTGGTTTGCATTTGCATATTTCAGAGGAAGAAATGGCGCGCCGTAAAGCCGCATGGCAACCGGAAGAAAGCGACTATCAGCGTGGTTATGCCAAGTTGTATATCGACCATGTCATGCAGGCCGATCAAGGGGCGGACCTAGATTTCCTTGTTGGCAAAAGTGGATCGAAAGTGAGTAGGGAGTCTCATTAA
- a CDS encoding SDR family oxidoreductase — protein MTNNKNKTVFPSLKGRHALVSGGASGIGEALVRALAQQGCLVSFLDIDQTAGDSLAKELKDQGLQAHFNLVDLTDVDKLQAVINERMADWGAIRILVNNAANDHRHTLQDMTSDAFDQCMSVNLKHHFFAAQAVAPAMAEAGGGSIINMSSNSWMLGLAGYPGYVTAKAGISGLTKGLARELGGQKIRVNTVLPGWVMTEKQKRLWLTPEAEAELMTQQALKEKIEPEDVADLVLFLSADDSRMISGQSLVVDGGRL, from the coding sequence ATGACCAATAATAAAAATAAAACCGTTTTTCCTAGTTTAAAAGGACGTCATGCGCTTGTTAGTGGCGGTGCATCTGGTATTGGCGAAGCCTTAGTTCGTGCCTTGGCGCAGCAAGGTTGCTTGGTCAGCTTTTTGGATATTGATCAAACCGCAGGTGACAGTCTTGCCAAAGAGCTAAAGGATCAAGGTCTACAAGCGCATTTTAATTTGGTTGATTTAACGGATGTCGATAAGCTTCAAGCCGTGATTAATGAACGCATGGCGGATTGGGGAGCGATTCGTATCCTAGTGAATAATGCGGCCAACGATCATCGTCATACTTTACAAGACATGACATCGGATGCGTTCGATCAATGCATGTCGGTCAATTTAAAACATCATTTCTTTGCTGCTCAAGCGGTGGCGCCCGCCATGGCGGAAGCAGGTGGTGGCAGCATTATCAATATGAGTTCCAATTCTTGGATGTTAGGACTTGCTGGCTATCCAGGTTACGTGACTGCAAAAGCAGGTATTTCCGGTTTAACCAAGGGCTTGGCCCGTGAATTGGGTGGTCAGAAAATTCGAGTGAATACCGTCTTGCCTGGTTGGGTTATGACCGAAAAGCAAAAGCGTCTTTGGCTAACGCCAGAAGCAGAAGCGGAACTGATGACGCAACAAGCCCTGAAAGAAAAAATAGAACCAGAAGATGTAGCGGATTTGGTGTTGTTTTTAAGTGCGGATGACAGTCGCATGATCTCTGGTCAAAGTTTGGTTGTGGATGGAGGGCGCTTGTAA
- a CDS encoding 2-dehydro-3-deoxygalactonokinase: protein MTLFNPASQPAGDQASFIAVDWGTTNLRAFLMNQDGHIQAQRDSDRGMLKLGSAEFERVLADFLGDWLTSDLPIYMAGMVGSRGGWQEVPYQQCPMKLDDLADKLQWLTTSLPNPIAIVPGLQGIGIAGLVDVMRGEETQLLGALDWLEEQGRADDTPIFCLPGTHCKWAQITQGEVNQFSTSITGELFARLNDESSLVKGLPKPEQINAAAFNQGVLASQQAGGILHHLFSTRSRFVCGDLAAEEVRDYLSGVVIGHDVNDTLEALKEAYSNHSINSVIIIGSQALAERYRLALSAHHLSTEFLPANEASIRGLKRLANRQIRSEMNPAQGA, encoded by the coding sequence ATGACCTTATTTAATCCTGCTTCACAACCTGCTGGTGACCAAGCCAGCTTTATTGCTGTTGATTGGGGAACCACGAATTTACGTGCCTTTTTGATGAATCAGGATGGTCATATTCAAGCCCAGCGTGACAGTGATCGAGGCATGTTAAAACTTGGCTCAGCTGAATTTGAACGTGTCTTGGCCGATTTTCTGGGTGATTGGCTCACCTCTGATTTGCCCATCTATATGGCTGGTATGGTGGGCAGTCGTGGCGGCTGGCAAGAAGTCCCTTATCAACAATGTCCGATGAAATTGGATGATTTGGCGGACAAGCTTCAGTGGCTAACAACCTCTTTGCCTAACCCTATTGCCATTGTGCCGGGTCTACAGGGTATTGGTATTGCTGGTCTTGTGGATGTTATGCGCGGCGAAGAAACTCAATTACTCGGGGCGCTTGATTGGCTAGAAGAACAAGGTCGAGCCGATGACACCCCCATATTTTGTTTGCCAGGTACACATTGTAAATGGGCGCAAATTACACAGGGTGAAGTGAACCAGTTTTCCACTTCGATTACTGGTGAGCTGTTTGCACGGCTTAATGACGAGTCCAGTTTAGTAAAAGGCCTGCCTAAACCAGAGCAAATCAACGCTGCTGCATTCAATCAAGGCGTTTTGGCTAGTCAGCAAGCGGGTGGCATTTTGCATCATTTATTTAGTACTCGAAGTCGCTTTGTTTGTGGTGATTTGGCGGCTGAAGAAGTGCGTGATTATTTGTCTGGCGTGGTGATTGGGCATGATGTGAATGACACATTAGAGGCGTTAAAAGAGGCTTATTCAAATCACTCAATCAATTCGGTGATCATTATTGGCAGCCAAGCTTTAGCAGAGCGCTATCGGTTGGCGTTATCTGCTCACCATCTTAGCACTGAATTTTTACCTGCCAATGAAGCCAGTATTCGCGGTTTAAAACGTTTGGCGAATCGTCAAATTCGGTCGGAAATGAATCCGGCACAAGGAGCCTAA
- a CDS encoding 2-dehydro-3-deoxy-6-phosphogalactonate aldolase yields MKHSFDALMQEFPMVAILRGITPEEVVEHTQVLIDAGFRLIEVPLNSPDAFTSIRMLQDTFGHQVLIGAGTVLTMAQLTELVATGAQLMVCPHTDVELIKAAKVAGLYAMPGFFTASEAFAALHAGADAVKLFPAEALPSINVVKALGAVIPAKTWLCPVGGVNPENVAEYLQVGARGFGLGSALYKKGQSVATTKANAEAFMASWKAYQNELGE; encoded by the coding sequence ATGAAACACTCTTTTGATGCACTGATGCAAGAGTTTCCTATGGTGGCGATACTTCGCGGTATTACACCGGAGGAAGTGGTTGAGCACACTCAAGTTTTAATTGATGCGGGCTTTCGTCTGATTGAAGTGCCGCTCAATTCTCCTGATGCCTTTACCAGTATTCGAATGCTACAAGACACATTTGGTCATCAAGTCTTGATTGGTGCCGGTACTGTGTTAACCATGGCTCAGCTCACGGAATTGGTTGCTACGGGCGCACAATTAATGGTGTGTCCGCATACTGATGTTGAGCTAATTAAAGCCGCGAAAGTAGCAGGCCTGTATGCCATGCCGGGCTTTTTTACCGCTAGTGAAGCCTTTGCCGCACTTCATGCTGGTGCGGATGCGGTGAAATTGTTTCCTGCCGAAGCCTTGCCGTCAATCAATGTTGTTAAAGCCTTGGGAGCTGTGATTCCCGCAAAAACTTGGTTATGTCCTGTTGGTGGCGTGAATCCAGAAAATGTCGCTGAGTATTTACAGGTGGGGGCTCGTGGTTTTGGTTTGGGTTCCGCCTTGTATAAAAAGGGTCAATCTGTTGCTACCACAAAAGCTAACGCTGAGGCCTTTATGGCGTCATGGAAGGCTTATCAAAACGAGTTAGGAGAATAA
- a CDS encoding SMP-30/gluconolactonase/LRE family protein, giving the protein MKQISTQRHQLAEGPFWSQSEQALYWVDIPACKVWRWHQESNEYQHWTLPKKVSAVFTTQSDRLLVALADSVAYLDKATGELEHLCDLDTDIPGNRSNDAKCDPNGVLWLGTMDDAEENTSGRLWKITPEGKRTLMLEGIGISNTLAWDESRGRFYFGDTTTGKVHAFPYPEFYDVRSQSPFFEVKEGVGADGSCIDSAGCLWNANWDGARIVRYSPEGEVLQTIELPFSKPTSCVFGGPAGNTLFITSASVATSEEALAEQPLAGHVIAIDLKDALGLDVTGEPSQPFSGA; this is encoded by the coding sequence ATGAAGCAAATTAGTACTCAGCGCCACCAATTAGCAGAGGGACCATTTTGGAGCCAGTCTGAACAAGCTCTGTATTGGGTCGATATTCCCGCTTGCAAAGTTTGGCGCTGGCATCAAGAGTCCAATGAATATCAGCATTGGACTCTACCGAAAAAAGTATCGGCGGTGTTCACCACGCAAAGCGATCGTTTGCTGGTGGCCTTGGCGGATTCCGTCGCGTATTTGGATAAAGCGACAGGCGAATTAGAGCATTTGTGCGACCTAGATACGGATATTCCGGGTAATCGCAGTAACGATGCTAAATGCGATCCCAACGGTGTGCTTTGGTTGGGAACAATGGACGATGCGGAAGAAAACACATCTGGTCGACTATGGAAAATTACCCCAGAAGGTAAAAGAACACTCATGCTGGAAGGAATTGGCATTTCCAATACCTTGGCGTGGGACGAATCTCGCGGTCGCTTCTATTTTGGTGATACGACAACAGGTAAAGTGCATGCGTTTCCCTATCCAGAATTCTATGACGTACGCAGCCAATCACCTTTTTTTGAAGTGAAAGAGGGGGTTGGAGCGGACGGTTCTTGCATTGATTCTGCTGGTTGTCTATGGAATGCCAACTGGGATGGTGCGCGTATTGTGCGATACAGCCCTGAAGGTGAAGTGCTGCAAACCATTGAGCTGCCTTTTTCAAAACCGACTAGTTGTGTGTTTGGTGGGCCTGCTGGCAATACATTGTTTATCACATCGGCCAGTGTGGCGACCAGCGAAGAAGCGTTAGCAGAACAGCCGCTTGCTGGCCATGTTATCGCTATTGATTTGAAGGACGCACTGGGTCTTGATGTCACTGGCGAGCCAAGTCAGCCGTTTTCTGGAGCATAA
- a CDS encoding beta-galactosidase, translating into MKLGVCYYPEHWPKSRWQEDAQQMQKIGIEYVRIGEFSWSTIEPTPGELHWEWLDESLDILHSHGLKVILGTPTATPPKWLVDRNPSMLAKDEQGRVRHFGSRRHYTFASLEYREECRRIVTLMAERYGQHPAVASWQTDNEFGCHDTILSYAEADLAAFRLWLAAKYGTVDALNKAWGNVFWSMDYRSFDEIELPNLTVTEANPSHRLDFQRCCSDQVVAFNKLQVDILREYSAGRDLVHNYMGFFTAFDHHKVGQDLDVASWDTYPLGFLDQEAIYTEEEKHQYLRVGHPDFGAFHHDLYRGCGKGRLWIMEQQPGPVNWAPHNPTPADGAVRLWTWEAFSHGAELVSYFRWRQAPFGQEQMHAGLLRPDAQEAEAAKEAAQVANEVKQLAQSLGLDAEELVSLPSAGKVALMFDYDACWSLDIQPQSRAYRYLFWSYRVYEALRELGLSVDIIPSDASLDMYELLVLPAQAHITSELQEKLNAYEGVLLAGPRTGSKTDTYQIPENLAPGPLANLLPLTVERVDALPEHTQLAVSGKWGTGKLKHWHEQIKTNLPCVLKDDAGNPVLMGADRHFYLASCLDNNLLKLSLAKLAEKASLPTYYLPKGVRIRERGNVIFVFNYASQSVVFEPENAELLLGSKTLGSACVAIWKKNK; encoded by the coding sequence ATGAAATTAGGTGTGTGTTATTACCCTGAGCATTGGCCAAAAAGTCGCTGGCAAGAAGACGCTCAACAGATGCAGAAAATCGGTATTGAATATGTGCGTATTGGCGAATTCAGTTGGAGTACGATTGAGCCCACGCCCGGTGAACTGCATTGGGAATGGTTGGATGAATCATTAGATATTCTGCATTCCCATGGTTTAAAAGTGATTTTAGGAACGCCCACGGCGACACCGCCAAAGTGGTTGGTGGACCGCAATCCTTCTATGTTGGCAAAAGATGAGCAGGGCCGTGTCCGTCATTTTGGTTCTCGCAGGCATTACACTTTTGCGAGCCTTGAGTATCGTGAAGAATGTCGTCGTATCGTTACTTTGATGGCGGAGCGTTATGGTCAACATCCTGCGGTGGCTTCTTGGCAAACCGATAATGAATTTGGTTGTCATGATACGATTTTGAGTTATGCGGAAGCGGATCTGGCGGCTTTTCGGCTATGGCTAGCGGCAAAATACGGTACGGTCGACGCCTTGAATAAGGCGTGGGGCAATGTGTTTTGGAGCATGGATTATCGCTCCTTTGATGAAATTGAACTGCCGAATTTAACCGTTACGGAAGCCAACCCTTCCCATCGTCTCGATTTCCAACGCTGCTGTTCAGATCAAGTGGTGGCTTTTAATAAGTTACAGGTCGATATACTGCGTGAATATTCCGCTGGTCGTGATTTAGTCCATAACTACATGGGATTTTTCACCGCGTTTGATCATCATAAAGTGGGTCAAGATCTGGATGTGGCGAGTTGGGATACCTATCCCTTGGGCTTTCTTGATCAAGAAGCGATCTATACCGAAGAAGAAAAACACCAATATTTGCGGGTGGGGCATCCTGATTTCGGCGCTTTCCATCATGATTTATATCGTGGCTGTGGCAAAGGGCGTTTATGGATCATGGAACAGCAACCAGGGCCTGTGAATTGGGCGCCGCATAATCCGACACCTGCTGATGGCGCCGTGCGTTTATGGACATGGGAAGCGTTTTCTCATGGTGCAGAACTGGTTTCTTACTTCCGTTGGCGTCAGGCACCATTTGGCCAAGAGCAAATGCATGCGGGTCTATTGCGCCCCGATGCTCAAGAAGCGGAAGCGGCTAAAGAAGCCGCGCAGGTTGCTAACGAAGTAAAACAATTGGCGCAATCGCTTGGTTTGGATGCTGAAGAGCTGGTGTCATTACCAAGTGCCGGAAAAGTGGCATTGATGTTTGATTATGATGCCTGTTGGTCGCTGGATATTCAGCCGCAATCCCGAGCCTATCGTTATCTATTTTGGTCTTATCGTGTATATGAAGCCTTGCGCGAGCTGGGGTTGTCGGTCGACATCATTCCAAGTGATGCTTCTTTAGATATGTATGAACTCTTGGTGCTGCCTGCTCAAGCTCATATTACGTCTGAATTGCAAGAAAAGCTCAACGCTTACGAAGGTGTCTTGTTAGCAGGACCACGAACCGGCAGCAAAACCGATACTTATCAAATCCCTGAAAATCTTGCTCCTGGCCCATTAGCAAACTTGCTTCCTTTAACGGTTGAGCGGGTAGATGCTTTGCCTGAGCATACTCAGCTGGCTGTTTCTGGAAAATGGGGGACAGGTAAGTTGAAGCATTGGCATGAACAGATCAAAACAAATTTGCCATGTGTATTAAAAGACGATGCTGGCAACCCCGTGTTAATGGGGGCTGATCGACATTTTTACCTTGCTTCTTGTTTGGATAATAACTTGTTGAAACTCAGTTTGGCGAAGCTCGCAGAGAAGGCTTCTTTGCCCACTTATTACTTACCAAAAGGTGTTCGAATTCGTGAACGTGGCAATGTGATCTTTGTTTTTAACTATGCTTCTCAGTCGGTTGTTTTTGAGCCGGAGAATGCCGAGTTATTACTGGGTAGTAAAACACTAGGAAGTGCTTGCGTAGCGATTTGGAAGAAAAATAAATAA
- a CDS encoding extracellular solute-binding protein, which yields MKKIQSLLVGAMALGAVSIANAGTLVINSDQADPAPKKAFAEIVQKFESENPDVTVKYNLYDKEGYKTAIRNWLSTTPPDIVFWYAGNRMKTFVDRGLFEDVSDIWKKQNLKTNMPSATAAMTVKGKQWGVPYTYYQWGVYYRKDIFDKLGLSEPKTWDEFLAVNAKLKANDITPITIGTKYLWTAAGWFDYLNMRTNGLDFHIDLMDGKIPYTDPRVRKTFEHWKELVDKGYFLKNHASYSWQEAQPFMYNGKAAMYLIGNFIVPNFPKELDGKMGFFQFPQINSKVGMAEDAPMDTVHIPSKASNKKDARKFLEFMARPDNQTLVNAALLQIPPHKKASAPDDYFLNKGVEMLNNASGTAQFYDRDTDPSMAQEGMKGFQEFMVKPERLDAILKRLEGVRKRVFKK from the coding sequence ATGAAAAAAATACAATCCTTATTGGTAGGAGCAATGGCGCTAGGCGCTGTTTCTATCGCTAATGCTGGCACCTTGGTGATCAACTCAGATCAGGCTGACCCAGCACCTAAAAAAGCGTTTGCTGAAATCGTACAGAAGTTTGAAAGTGAAAACCCAGATGTAACTGTTAAGTATAATTTGTACGACAAAGAAGGGTATAAAACCGCGATTCGTAATTGGTTATCAACAACACCACCTGATATCGTTTTTTGGTACGCGGGTAATCGCATGAAAACATTTGTTGATCGCGGCTTATTTGAAGACGTGAGCGACATTTGGAAAAAGCAAAACCTCAAAACGAATATGCCATCAGCCACGGCTGCTATGACGGTAAAAGGTAAACAATGGGGTGTTCCTTATACTTACTATCAGTGGGGCGTTTACTACCGCAAAGATATCTTTGATAAGTTAGGTTTGTCTGAGCCAAAAACTTGGGATGAGTTTTTAGCGGTAAACGCAAAGCTAAAAGCTAATGATATTACACCGATTACTATTGGTACTAAGTACCTTTGGACCGCAGCGGGATGGTTTGATTATCTAAACATGCGTACTAACGGCCTGGATTTTCACATTGATTTGATGGATGGCAAAATTCCTTATACTGATCCGCGTGTTCGTAAGACCTTTGAACATTGGAAAGAGCTGGTGGATAAAGGTTACTTCTTAAAAAATCATGCTTCTTATTCTTGGCAAGAAGCACAGCCATTCATGTATAACGGTAAGGCGGCCATGTACCTAATTGGTAACTTTATTGTGCCAAACTTCCCGAAAGAGCTTGATGGAAAAATGGGCTTTTTCCAATTTCCACAAATAAACAGCAAAGTGGGTATGGCGGAGGACGCACCAATGGATACAGTGCATATTCCTTCTAAAGCTTCCAATAAAAAAGATGCGCGTAAGTTCTTAGAATTTATGGCGCGTCCAGATAATCAAACTCTTGTGAACGCTGCATTGTTGCAAATTCCACCTCATAAGAAAGCCAGTGCGCCAGATGACTATTTCTTAAACAAAGGTGTGGAAATGCTAAATAATGCCTCGGGTACGGCGCAATTCTATGATCGTGATACGGATCCAAGCATGGCTCAAGAAGGTATGAAAGGTTTCCAAGAGTTTATGGTAAAACCAGAACGCTTAGATGCCATCCTAAAACGTTTGGAAGGTGTGAGAAAACGCGTTTTCAAAAAGTAA